Below is a genomic region from Culicoides brevitarsis isolate CSIRO-B50_1 chromosome 2, AGI_CSIRO_Cbre_v1, whole genome shotgun sequence.
aatctattttaaaatatttttttaattaattttttaataatttttaaaaaaatatttaaaaaaaatttaagataaaatttgttaatttttttttatttttgattttttttttttttgaaaatgaaaattattaaaaaaaataataaaattaattaaataaattataaaatttaataaaaaaaaatattttaaaattaagatttattaaaaatctaaaataataattagaataattttttttaattaaacaaaaattatttaaaaaatcaaaatcattcaagaataattaaaaatacgaattataaaataaaaaaataattaaaaataaaatttcagaataaattttttataaaataatttgaaaatttaattaaattttagttttttttttaatcgaattaaaattgtataaaaaataaaatttatttaaaaaaataattaaaaattaaaataaaatgaaaaataatttaaaataaaatttattttaaaaacatttcaatttattttttttattattaatttttttaaatttttaagtaaaaaaatgagcaataggttttaaatttacaaaacaatatttttatttcaaaaaaaaaaatatataaaataaaataaaaaataattaattaataaatttgctttaaaaatattttgatattaaattaaatttttattttcatcaaaagttttaaaattttaataaaaattatttttttagtaatttttgttttccaacattttatttaattttttttaatataaaaataattttagaagttaaaaatttcaatatttatactttaatttctttaaaaaaatattaataattttgtaaaaaaataatttaattaaataagattattttcatattttattttttaaaatatttttaaaaataaatttaaaaattaaaaaattaatttaaatatttttttaaaaataaaaaatattttcaaaaaataaaataatagaaaaaataaataaaaaagggttTTATGAGCCAATTTTATGCtcataatgataatttttcgtcataaaacatctgaaaaaaaaaacggattgttgttgttattgagggcgaaaaattaattagttgtGATCGAAGGTATTGCTTGAAAACgcatttaaaagtcaaaagctTAGTCCTTTGTTTCTTTTTGTCCATTTGTACCCTCAAATTGCTAAAGTAACGCAGATAATCCGCATGCCTGAGCAAAATGCCTCGGACCAATGTTCGCTCTCGGAGCAGGTAATGGGTATTTGTTGTCCGTATGCCGTATCCTTGCACGTGTACGAGAACCTGTATGACGCATCCCCAATACATCCTTACGCATCCCTCGTGCACTCACGACGGCGTACAGGTAGAAATTTTCGAACCAGATAAGggttctttacaaaaaaacagACAGTTTATTGACTGACTTTGTTGAAGAAGGAACTCTTTCACacgaaaagcaagaaaaaaaaattatctaaaaaattctcagtaattttctcatgaaaaaccGGTGAAATCTAGAAagcaaagacgaaaaaaaaatgagtgcttatttaattctaattatttatggatttttgatTGCGGTAACAGACAGTCGGAATATCGACACGATCGAGTGTGAGTCGCTGCCCGAAAATGTCCTCGTGAAAATTCTCGGCTCGGCATACAATCCGCGCTACATGAGCGTCGATGCGCCttctacgacgacgacagacCCGCAAGTACTTGGCAAGAGCGGGAAACGCGGCGCCAGCGACAGCGATCCCGACTTTTACGTCGACGACGAATTCCAGATGGATCTGAGCAATCAGCCGGCGTGGCAAGTGGATTTTATCACGAAAACCGGCGGCACGCGAAACAAACGTGCGCTCCGCTCCAGCAACAACGACGCCCAGCTGCAACGCGAAAAGCCCTGGTTTTGCGACTCGAAGATCCGATGGCAGGATTTGGGTCCCGACTACTACCCCCGATGGATTCGCACGATCGAATGCGTCAAACACGACTGTTGGTACGGCAAAGCGACGTGCAAGCCGAAAAGTTTCACCGTGAAAATCCTCAAACGGCAACGCGGAAAATGCACAACAGCCGAGGGATTGGCAGCCTTGGGACTGATCGACAATCAAAAGCCTGCGCCGAATGCGCAACTCGAGGTTTGGACATGGGAAGAACGCGCCGTCAACTTTTGCTGTGATTGCGTTCTCGCACGCAAAAGTTTCTACtgaaaaatgcagaaaaaaaaattaagagaaaaaaaaccaacatCAGCCGTATTAAAAGCAAGTTGTAAATATGTTAGGATTAGGGACCCAAATGAGAGAGGCTTAGTACCTTACCTTTGAATTGTTTTCTAGTTTTTAGGATTGagatgttattttattttattagaagagaaaaagaggagaaaaataaagaaaagataaaaattgtacaaaaaatcctttaacaTTTAcgagattttataaaatgggaattaaaaatttaagttaatttaaatcctTTTGTTTGATTAATAACGTTCAATTGTGTTTCTTTTCTgccaaattattattagtttcgCCTTTTGTTCGGTTTCAAGTATGTGACTCAAGACTCAggtaaagttcattttttcgaagaaattttataatttttaattaatttgtttttaaccacaaaattaattttaattaattgatttaaaaattatttaaaatttttcaaaattagaaaaaaaaataaattttaaaatttattaatttaaatttatttaaagaattaattaaattttttctaattaaaattttatatttagttaattttttgcattttattacataagattttcgataattttcactaaattctgataattaatttattgagctttaatttttttattaatttaaattattccatattaatttattaagttacaatatacaaaaatctaataattttttaattaaataaattaaaaattaaattaatttaaagttaaaattaaattatttaaataaattaaaataaataattaaaaaattgttaaaaaaatattttcgaattaaaatgttactttcttcaaatataatttttttcatataaattttaacttaaaatattattttcatctatttttaaaataattttattttattttttattttattttttttattttattttattttatttttttttttaattgtattttgatttttattataggTACTAATACAagaggtttaattttttttttattttttaattattttatttttttaataatttttttttaataattttaattaaaattaaaataaaataaattgatctatttaaaaaaatataaacttaaaaaaaaaaaaaatttaggaaagtTAGATTgtaaagaaaatgtttatataaattgaaaattgtactaaaaaagaggtttaaaatattttttttttattttttaacacctgttaaaaatttattttttctcttaaaataaattttgaactttttagaatttttaaataatttttttgaaataatcataagtcaaaattttatttttttatgattttttaatgaaattaatttcaattaaaaattattaaaaactaatttatttaaaaattgaattaaaaaaaaaaatttgaaatattatcaaatttttaaattataaaaataattaaatttgaataaataaattaatttatttttaataataattaaaaaatttaaataaaacaaaaaataaaaaaatagataatataaataaaaaaataaaataataataaatttaattaagtttaaaattaatatttttttattattttataataatatttttaaaaattattttattttttttttaattattttattttaaagtaatattttttttttgtatatctttgttaatttttttcataaaattaattaattaaaaaaatatttttataaaaaaataaaaaaaaaattctccgtGTCGGGGAGTCGAACCCCGCTCTCCCGCGTGACAGGCGGGGATACTAACCGATATACTAACACGGAATGTTGAGTGTACTGAGCTTAGAACGTTACTTCTTACATGCGCACACTCAGAACGTACGAATTCTACTGTCCTGTTTCCATACAAAAATcgtacaaattaatttttcttaaaaaaatattttttttctaacattcttcattcatttattaaaaaataattttaaatcttgtATTTTTGCATGTAATTACTCCATCCAGCGACATAAAACTCATTTTCATTAATCCAAGTTGCTGATCGAAGGAAATTTGGAGCTTCAGTTGCATCCAAAACCGTCAAAATTTCCTTTCCATTAAATTGTTGCACCGAAAGTCGATTAGAATCTGTCAAAGCAACGACATTTTCTCCcttgacgaaaaatttatgaactgCTCTGTCGTTGATTTCCTTCTGCGTGAGAACTTCTTTCGGCATTTTTGTGTCAACAACATAAGCGAATCCCTTCTGATCGCCAACTAACAACTGATGATCGTTCAAATGCTTGCAGGATTTTAGTTGATATCCATGCGCTTCCATAAGGGCTGTGCACGGTCTCGGATCTCGCATGTCaaaatgatacaaatttttgtcgtttgaCGCTGTGACGAAGCAATCTTCGGATTTTGGATCCGCTGAAATGTCGTTAATGGCATCGGAATGAGCGAATCTAATTTTTTGCGTCGATGTCAAGTCAGCATTTCCCAAATCCCAAGTAATTAACCAACCGTAACTGTCTCCCGTGATCATTTTTTGCggatttttgtggaaaatctcGAGACAATTCGCGTATCCTCGATGTTCGGTCTTTTGTCCCACACGAAAAAGGCAATATTTGTTCTCCGGAGTTTCTCGCATCACGGATCTCGTGCTGAATAAAGTGACTTGACCATTACTTTCGGTTAGCGCGAACGTCGTATCATCGATAAATTTCATATCTACaacgaaatttcatgaaaattcaaaaatttttttaaaaactttaaattttcttaccagAAATTGTCGAATCTGCCGAAACTTTGAACGCAACTTCGCGTGTTTCAAGCACAGGTCGTTCCTCGTCGACATTATCGAAGCCAAAAATCGATCCGTTCCATCGTCGGGTGTTGTAAGAGTTCGAAGCGACAATTGTTGTGCCCTCGGAGTTTCGTGACAAGCATTGATAGAAAGGTAAGAGGTCCAAAAAATGTTCTGCCGGCTTCTGACGATACTGAGAAGTGTTGATGTTCGGATATTCGATGCAATTTTCCTGATCTTCGTATGTTTCGGGAGGCGCGTAATCCGGAGGAACTTCAAATTTGACACAAAAGTCGAAATCTTCGGGAATGGCAATCGTTGACATTGTTTTTGAAAGGGATTTTTAAGTTTACGAGGTAAGCATGTGTTgatttgttttcaaaacaagAGGCGTTGttcatttatgattttttatttttttgccttgagaACGAtggaaagtaatttttgcatgagtttgcaaaaaaaaaattaaaaataatttaaaaaaaataaatttcttaattttttatttaaaaaattatttaattttaaacctaaaattcaatttaatttttttttattaatttttattttaattttaaagttcatttcagtccttattcaataaatttttaacgaaaaatcatcaaattgatttcgaagaattttataaaaatttttctgtgacatgtttttgataaattttaaagctttaaaaaattaaataattaaaatttaatttaaaaaaattaatttaaattttaaattaattaatttttggtcgatttttggtaaaaaaaaaaaagaaaaacgaaaattttttgaattataaatgaaTAAGAAAATTGCAAATCATCATTTCCATTCGTCTCAAACGTAATTTCAATTTGTATTTCAAGAGGTCTCTGCTATCACTAAATTAGGGTAACcatcaaaattaacaaaaattttaaagaattttttaaatttttttttttttttttgtaaaaatttcattaaaaataccaatattttaccttttttcataatttttgaagaataaaaattaaaaaaattatattttgaatttttttaccaaaattaatatattaacatatttttttttctgtaagaaaattcctcaaaaaaaaaatttttttttcaaattaatttttaattaaagttattttagattttttaaaaattatttcagaaattttatttaaaaaaagtaatttttttttttttaaaaaatgaatttttataaaatttttattatttaaattcaatattttctttataaataatttttttatacattttgtttctctaaaaaaaattataaaatattttttttttattttttcataaaacttataaaaaattaaaaagtattacttaaaatattatgaaattaacTTTGAATTTAGTAAATCTCATtgtaaataacttaaaaacaacaaaaataataaaaatttaaaaaagttttcaatttagtcattttgtttgaaaaaatatttaattttttttctttaattaataaaaagagctttaaagacatttttttagttatttttacatgaaatttcaatattcaaaaaatttttatggaaaattcttcaaatatttactgcgcagtaaatattttattcaaagaaattttttatgaaattaaaaatccaacAACTTCAAAATCATGTCtttgcaaaatttgttaattttaattcgtaatttaaaaaaattaaataattttttatatatttttaac
It encodes:
- the LOC134829131 gene encoding protein trunk, whose translation is MSAYLILIIYGFLIAVTDSRNIDTIECESLPENVLVKILGSAYNPRYMSVDAPSTTTTDPQVLGKSGKRGASDSDPDFYVDDEFQMDLSNQPAWQVDFITKTGGTRNKRALRSSNNDAQLQREKPWFCDSKIRWQDLGPDYYPRWIRTIECVKHDCWYGKATCKPKSFTVKILKRQRGKCTTAEGLAALGLIDNQKPAPNAQLEVWTWEERAVNFCCDCVLARKSFY
- the LOC134830620 gene encoding uncharacterized protein LOC134830620, with protein sequence MSTIAIPEDFDFCVKFEVPPDYAPPETYEDQENCIEYPNINTSQYRQKPAEHFLDLLPFYQCLSRNSEGTTIVASNSYNTRRWNGSIFGFDNVDEERPVLETREVAFKVSADSTISDMKFIDDTTFALTESNGQVTLFSTRSVMRETPENKYCLFRVGQKTEHRGYANCLEIFHKNPQKMITGDSYGWLITWDLGNADLTSTQKIRFAHSDAINDISADPKSEDCFVTASNDKNLYHFDMRDPRPCTALMEAHGYQLKSCKHLNDHQLLVGDQKGFAYVVDTKMPKEVLTQKEINDRAVHKFFVKGENVVALTDSNRLSVQQFNGKEILTVLDATEAPNFLRSATWINENEFYVAGWSNYMQKYKI